The window TGTTTTTCTCTCCCCCTCCAAGCGACACGAGCTGGGGAGATGACGACCTTGGCAGCAACCTCGATGTGAATGCTGAAGCGCTATGGACTCTCACCCCAGTCCTGTGGGACATTCTCGTGATCGATTCCAATGGCACCAGCTATTTCAAACTGGGTGTGTCTGTTACGGTAGATCAGACGATCAATCTGCCCCTCTCGACCTTCACCAAATCCGTCACCAATACCAAAACGGAAGGAATCGCCGCTCCCAACAATCCCGGCAGGTCCTACCGCAGCTTTTAGATCAAATCTATAGAACCAGAAATTAATAGTTCCTGTTTGAAGGAGAAATGATGACCCCAGATGTGACATTACCACGCCGGGAAAAGCTGGCGGAACGCCTGAACGATGGCGAAAACATCATCCTGTTTGCCAACTCCAAAGGAGAGCTCGAAAAGTTTTCACAAGATAACAACTTTCTTTATTTCACAGGGTTGAATCATCCTGAATTGATCTATACAGCAGGTAAATTCGGCGGCAAGTTTAACGATATGCTATTTATTGAGCGCAGCAATCCAGAACGTGAGGTGTGGGATGGAAAGAAGCTGACTGCCGATGAAGCCACCCAGATCAGCGGCATCAAAAGAGTGAAATACCTGGATGAGTTTTACGCGGTTCTTTCCACCATGTGCCCCATGATGAAAAAGATTTATTCCAACTTGGGCTTTGTCTCTTTAACCAAGCCTATGACATATCCCATGTATATGTTGGAGCCACTCCGGATTCGCCATCCCCAAATTGAAATCAATCAGGTAAATGACATGGCTGCGCCTTTGCGTAAGGTGAAGGACGATTTTGAAATACTTCAGATCCAAAAGGCGATCGACATCACCGGCAAGGGCATCTTGGACGCCATGGAATCCGCGCGAGCCCAGATGATGGAATATGAACTGGAAGCGATGCTGTATTACCGTATGCAGAGAAGCGGAGTCCAGCATTGGGGATTCGCGCCAATCATTGCCGCCGGAATCAATGCCGCCACTTTGCACTATGGCAATAACGATTGCTTGATCGAGGTTGGCGATCTCGTCCTCATGGACGTGGGCGCTTCATATAATAATTACAGCGCGGACATCACTCGCTGCTTTCCGATCTCCGCAAACTTCACCTCCAGGCAGAGACAGATCTATCAAAGCGTATTGGATGTACAGAAAGAGATCATCTCGATGATCAAACCCGGCGTATTGCTGAGCACTCTGAATATCACAACTCGTGATCTGTTGGCTGAAAAAATGATCTCCATCGGCTTGATCGAAAGCGCCGATCAGATCGAAAAATACTATATGCACAGCGTCAGCCACTTCCTCGGAATGGACACCCATGATTTGGGCGGACGCGAAGCTGTGCTTGAAATAGGCAATGTCATCACCGTCGAACCCGGCATCTACATCCCCGAGGAAAAGCTTGGAGTGCGCATCGAGGACGACGTTCTGGTCACCGAAGACGGATTTTGCGTGCTCTCTCAAAACATCCCCAAAGAGATCGATGAGATCGAAGATATCCGCCGCAACGCGTTGAGTTGAGCATGCGCAAAGCCATCTATCCCGGCACTTTTGATCCCATCA is drawn from Candidatus Cloacimonadaceae bacterium and contains these coding sequences:
- a CDS encoding Xaa-Pro aminopeptidase, whose product is MTPDVTLPRREKLAERLNDGENIILFANSKGELEKFSQDNNFLYFTGLNHPELIYTAGKFGGKFNDMLFIERSNPEREVWDGKKLTADEATQISGIKRVKYLDEFYAVLSTMCPMMKKIYSNLGFVSLTKPMTYPMYMLEPLRIRHPQIEINQVNDMAAPLRKVKDDFEILQIQKAIDITGKGILDAMESARAQMMEYELEAMLYYRMQRSGVQHWGFAPIIAAGINAATLHYGNNDCLIEVGDLVLMDVGASYNNYSADITRCFPISANFTSRQRQIYQSVLDVQKEIISMIKPGVLLSTLNITTRDLLAEKMISIGLIESADQIEKYYMHSVSHFLGMDTHDLGGREAVLEIGNVITVEPGIYIPEEKLGVRIEDDVLVTEDGFCVLSQNIPKEIDEIEDIRRNALS